A part of Penaeus vannamei isolate JL-2024 chromosome 1, ASM4276789v1, whole genome shotgun sequence genomic DNA contains:
- the LOC113826614 gene encoding probable G-protein coupled receptor B0563.6 has protein sequence MKYQRATMSFTSPTTATTFCDSASLDDFEVERLDSLYYWVYQVSFPILVFIGVLANVLNLVVLTRPRMRNKTYRWMRALAMADMALCLLTIPVCLSNGGHGATAYSTALYYSLFGWSVSIGAQIFSYYLMVWFAYDRFLAVCRHAEYRDSQRREVFNRRVAGTLAGVAALYLPTVLVGRVCQEASGGWLPIDGYSEQRIHGWYRVYSWVREVISRLVPAVLITVCNIKITLKLRQLRSVRESFISGISPARREKERRLVFLLFWVTALFYVYNTPVTVFYVVFLDQNILDSHRIDHADYWVLVFGALSNLLQMLGNVSNFVLYFLVNPDFHRTLQALLGVRAADDAADADSNRSTVRRTQSLNATQPERGAKDDLSDSGIDQPTDLPAEDARL, from the exons ATGAAGTATCAGCGCGCGACCATGAGCTTCACCTCGCCGACGACCGCAACGACCTTCTGCGACAGCGCCAGTTTGGACGACTTCGAAGTTGAACGACTGGACTCCTTATACTACTGGGTGTATCAGGTGTCGTTCCCTATCCTCGTGTTCATCGGCGTCCTCGCCAATGTCCTCAACCTGGTCGTACTCACGAGGCCCCGGATGCGAAACAAGACATACAG GTGGATGCGAGCGCTGGCCATGGCGGACATGGCGCTGTGCCTGCTGACGATCCCCGTGTGCCTGTCCAACGGGGGCCACGGCGCCACGGCCTACAGCACCGCCCTGTACTACTCGCTGTTCGGCTGGTCCGTGAGCATCGGCGCGCAGATCTTCAGCTACTACCTCATGGTGTGGTTCGCGTACGACCGGTTTCTGGCCGTGTGCCGTCACGCCGAGTACCGGGACAGCCAGCGGCGGGAGGTGTTCAACCGGCGCGTGGCGGGGACGCTGGCGGGCGTGGCGGCGCTCTACCTGCCGACGGTGCTGGTGGGGCGGGTGTGCCAGGAGGCCTCGGGCGGCTGGCTGCCCATCGACGGCTACTCGGAGCAGAGGATCCACGGCTGGTACCGCGTGTACTCGTGGGTGCGGGAGGTGATCTCGCGCCTCGTGCCCGCCGTGCTCATCACCGTCTGCAACATCAAGATCACGCTCAAGCTCCGCCAGCTGCGCAGCGTGCGCGAGAGCTTCATCAGCGGCATCTCGCCGGCGCGGCGCGAGAAGGAGCGCCGCCTCGTGTTCCTGCTGTTCTGGGTCACGGCGCTGTTCTACGTGTACAACACCCCCGTCACCGTGTTCTACGTGGTGTTCCTCGACCAGAACATCCTGGACTCGCACCGCATCGACCACGCCGACTACTGGGTGCTCGTCTTCGGCGCCCTCAGCAACCTCCTGCAGATGCTCGGCAACGTCTCCAACTTCGTGCTGTACTTCCTCGTGAACCCGGACTTCCACCGCACGCTGCAGGCGCTGCTCGGCGTCCGCGCGGCCGACGACGCCGCCGACGCCGACAGCAACAGGTCGACCGTCCGCCGAACGCAGTCGCTGAACGCCACGCAGCCGGAGCGCGGCGCCAAGGACGACCTCTCCGACTCCGGCATCGACCAGCCGACCGACCTGCCGGCGGAGGACGCGCGGCTGTGA